In Coraliomargarita sinensis, the genomic stretch GCTCCTCTTCGCTTTCACCCTTTCCAAGGGTGAACTCGGCTTGGGTAATCTTCAGAGGTCCGGTCGCGCCGAAATTACCAATCGTACCGGATTTGCTGATATCAAAGCGCACCATAATAAACCGGGTCTCGACTTCCGGGAATGTCACGGAGGGGAGTTCGCCCGATTTAAAGTCGATCTCTTTGGTCAGCGCGATCCAGGCATCACTCTCGACATCCTCCAGAGTGTCCGATTTGAAAAGCTGGAAATCACCGGAGGCACTTTGATTGTTCAGGAAGAAACGAGAAACCCGCATGAACTGGCCCAGATCAATGATGTAGTCGTGTCGACCATTCTCGATCGTATAGGTTAGGGCGGAGTTGTCGCTGAGAAAGATGGACTCTTCAAAGTAACCGACATCGGGCACCTGTATCCGCTGAAACTGATCGTCTTTGACCAGGATGAGCGTGGCGCCCATGTGCCAGCGGGCCAGGTTCTTCGGGATTCGTTCAAGCTCCTCGGTGGTGGGCTCGGGAATACGATAAAGATCAACGGTGGCAGACGACTGTGCCGGGAGCACCCCTTGTGAGTAGATGGCGGCACAGGTGATTGCGAGTGCCCGAAGCGAGCCTCGCGGTAGGAGGGTGAGTGTGCTCATAATAATTTGAGGTTAAATTACACAGCGGATGCGGATTATTTACCCTAAAGGTAGCGATCTGTCTACGCGATTGCAATCCTGTAATTTTACGTAGGGAGGTGTTAAATTAAGCTTTACGATAGGCTTATTCGGAGTAGTATTGCAATCGTTAGGCTACTTGGTTCGCCTTCACCTATCCTACCTACGAACAACAATCCGCAAAATCTCTATGAAACTGCCCATGCAGTATATAAGAGTCGCCGTTTTGGCTGCGTGTGCCTCGACGCTCTCAGTCTCCGCACAAGTTGATAAAACACCCGATTTCGCGCCTTTCCTTCTGGATAAACGTGTCGAGCGCGAGGATTACAACTTTCGGCTGGGTCCCATGCTGGTCGATATGGTCGGCTCCTTTGGAATTGAGTATAACGATAATATCAACACGTCCGAAGTCGCGCCGATCGAGGATGTGATCCTTCAGCCGGGCATTTCCTTTGGCCTGAAGTGGCAGATCAACGAATACAATGAACTGGATGCGAATCTTGGCTTGGAATACTGGCATTACCTCAGCGAGAGTGAGCTGAATGACTTCAGCAACCAGATCGGGCTCACTCCCAATACGGAGCTTTCCTTCCGGGTGTTGATTAAAGATATCACCTTTCGGATTTACGACCGCATCCAATATTCCTTCGATTCAGCCGACTCTGTCGTGGTGGATCCGGTCACCGGTAACGTTATCGATAGCGATCCCGAAGCGTTTACCCGTTTCCGGAACGTTTTAGGGATTCAAACCGAATGGTTTATCGGCGAAACGATCTTCAGCGCCCAGCTCAGCCGGGAGGATATTTACAGTCCGGAGGATATTTTCGAATACGTGAACCGCTACGAACACAAGGCGGCATTGAACGTCGAGCGCGCGCTGGCCGCTAACTTCACTACCGGCCTGGGTATTTCTTACTCCACGATCGACTTTGACCTGGCGGTCAACAACGACGCGGATACGTTTACCTTCGGCCCGTGGATCGATTGGAAAATTACGGAATTCATCGGTCTCTACGCTGGTGTCGCGTACAACGACTATGATTTTGAAACGGGTGCCCTAACAGACGGCACTGTTTTTGGCGACGACTCCGAACTCGAGGATTACACTTGGATGGTGCGCCTGAGCCACGTCGCCAACGAAGTGTTTAACCACCAAGTCGAATGGTATCGCGCCATCTCTGTCAGTAACACAGCCAACAGTAACGTACTCGACGGCATCCGCTACTCCTTCGCCTATAACATCATGCCCAGAATCCGCCTGGATGGGGCAGTTGGGTATGAAGAGAGCGAAAGTTCAGGTGGCCTGATCAATGACGACTTTGACCGCTGGATATGGGGTTTGTCGACCGAGGTCTTATTGGGGCCGCAATTAACTGCAGATATAGGCTATCGTTACATCGATAAAGAGTCCGATGCCGCATTTCAAAGTTATGAACAAAATCAGTTTCGCATTTTCTTAAAATACGACTTTTAATTAAATGCTCTGAAACGATGTTTGTCTACCTACGGAAAGTTTGTGTGCCCGTTCTCCTGGCTTTGGGGATGTGCACTGCCCTGATGGCGGATAACGGGACTCAAACTGTACCTGCCGACACAGACCCGGATTACATGTCGCTGCTGGATGATGACTGGGAGTTGAAATCCGGCGATCGCGTTGTTTACGAAGTCCTGGAAGAACGGGAGGACGAGCCAATGCTTTTGGTGGTCAATGGTAACGGCGATCTCCGTGTCCCGCTCATTGGTCGTGTGGAGGCGCAGGGCAAAACGAGCAAACAACTGGCGTTTGAAATAAAAAAAGAATTGGAGAAGGAATTTTTTCACCGCGCCACCGTGGTGATCAGTCAGCGGGAGGAAGACCGCAACCGGGGGCGTATTTCTGTCATCGGTGAAGTAAGGCGTCAGGGAGAACAAATCATCCCCGTGGATTCGCCGCTGACTCTCAGCCAAGCGATCATGCAAAGTGGCGGCTTTTCTGCCGAGGCAGACCGTTCGAAGGTCAGCGTGGTCGGCCAAGGGGAGCAGCAGGCGCGCCTGGAAATAGATCTAGGTGCCATGCTGGAAAGCGGCGACCTCTCGCAGGATCCGATCCTCAAACCCGGGGATTCAGTCATCGTGCCCCGTACCGATCAGTCAAAGAACCAGGTCTATGTCCTTGGTGCGGTCAATGCCCCCGGGCTTTATTCCATTCGCGGGAGTAATTTTACCTTGAGCCAGGTGATATTGATGGCGAAAGGCTTTACCCGTTTTGCCCGCAAGAACAAGGTGCGCCTGGTTTCCAAAGACGAGAGTGGTGAAAAAGTGGAGCGTGAGATTGATGTGGGAAAGATACTTGAAGGCGGCGACCGTGCCAAAGATCCTGTCATCAAGCCGGGCGATATGGTAATTGTTGATGAGAAGATGATTAGTTTTACTGGTTAGTTTTTGGATCGGCCCCTAATCTATGTAGAATAAATGAGTGACCTATTCAATGACGACAACCAGGCAGGGAAGGTGGATTATGCGGAAATACTGCATAAAAGCATTTACCGGACGAAGATCGTGCTCAAGCGCTTCTGGTGGGTCTTGCCGGTCGCGGTGTCGTTGGGTGTCGCCTACAAGGCCATCGAGAGCTTTTTAGAAGCGCCGAATTATCGCTCGAATGCCCAGATGATGTTGAGCGGACGGATCTCACTCCCGGAGAATGAGCTTTATGCGGAGGAGCGTGCCAATTTCTTCGGCACACAAATTGAGCTGATGGAAAGCAGCCAGGTGAAATCCCGGGCGATCGAGCGGGTGAAACTGACAGAACCCGAAGTCTACGAGAGTCTGGAGCAAAAAGAAGAGTTTCTCAATGAGGGGCTGCGTAGTCTCAAAATTGCAGCCGAGGTGAAGGATGACACCTCAATTTTCGCACTCTCTGCCATCACCCCGGACCGAAAGTTTTCGCAGGAATTCCTCGATGCGGTCATGGCGGAATACATC encodes the following:
- a CDS encoding outer membrane beta-barrel protein, producing MQYIRVAVLAACASTLSVSAQVDKTPDFAPFLLDKRVEREDYNFRLGPMLVDMVGSFGIEYNDNINTSEVAPIEDVILQPGISFGLKWQINEYNELDANLGLEYWHYLSESELNDFSNQIGLTPNTELSFRVLIKDITFRIYDRIQYSFDSADSVVVDPVTGNVIDSDPEAFTRFRNVLGIQTEWFIGETIFSAQLSREDIYSPEDIFEYVNRYEHKAALNVERALAANFTTGLGISYSTIDFDLAVNNDADTFTFGPWIDWKITEFIGLYAGVAYNDYDFETGALTDGTVFGDDSELEDYTWMVRLSHVANEVFNHQVEWYRAISVSNTANSNVLDGIRYSFAYNIMPRIRLDGAVGYEESESSGGLINDDFDRWIWGLSTEVLLGPQLTADIGYRYIDKESDAAFQSYEQNQFRIFLKYDF
- a CDS encoding polysaccharide biosynthesis/export family protein codes for the protein MFVYLRKVCVPVLLALGMCTALMADNGTQTVPADTDPDYMSLLDDDWELKSGDRVVYEVLEEREDEPMLLVVNGNGDLRVPLIGRVEAQGKTSKQLAFEIKKELEKEFFHRATVVISQREEDRNRGRISVIGEVRRQGEQIIPVDSPLTLSQAIMQSGGFSAEADRSKVSVVGQGEQQARLEIDLGAMLESGDLSQDPILKPGDSVIVPRTDQSKNQVYVLGAVNAPGLYSIRGSNFTLSQVILMAKGFTRFARKNKVRLVSKDESGEKVEREIDVGKILEGGDRAKDPVIKPGDMVIVDEKMISFTG